A part of Nesterenkonia lutea genomic DNA contains:
- a CDS encoding PhoH family protein, with protein MAGEVAQKSYVLDTSVLLSDPKAFLRFAEHEVILPVVVISELEKKRHDAELGYFARSALRLLDELRVKHGALNRPIPLNDEGGELLVELNHISLEVLPAGFRGADNDARILAVAKNFADEGRDVTVVSKDLPMRVKASAMGLAADEYRNEWVTDSGWTGLAEVTATEEQVNALYDGEKIDLEDAEELPVNTGLVISSGRGSALGRVHQHGTSRKYVQVVRGDREVFGLHGRSAEQRLAIDMLMDPELGIVSMGGRAGTGKSALALCAGLEAVLERGEHKKIIVFRPLFAVGGQELGYLPGSEAEKMNPWGQAVYDTLGALVSQNALEEIMHRGLLEVLPLTHIRGRSLHDAWVIVDEAQSLEKNVLLTVMSRMGQNSKIVLTHDIAQRDNLRVGRHDGIAAVVEIVKGNPLFGHVTLTRSERSRIAALVTELLEDA; from the coding sequence GTGGCCGGAGAAGTCGCCCAGAAGTCCTATGTGCTCGACACCTCAGTGCTGCTCTCGGACCCCAAGGCGTTCCTGCGCTTCGCCGAACATGAGGTCATCCTTCCCGTGGTGGTCATCTCCGAGCTGGAGAAGAAGCGTCACGACGCTGAGCTGGGATACTTCGCCCGTTCCGCACTGCGGCTGCTCGACGAGCTGCGCGTCAAGCACGGAGCGCTGAACCGTCCGATCCCGCTCAACGATGAGGGCGGGGAGCTGCTGGTGGAGCTCAACCACATCTCCCTGGAGGTGCTCCCGGCCGGCTTCCGCGGAGCCGACAACGATGCGCGGATCCTGGCCGTGGCGAAGAACTTCGCCGACGAGGGACGCGATGTCACCGTGGTCTCCAAGGATCTGCCCATGCGGGTCAAGGCCTCTGCCATGGGCCTCGCCGCGGACGAGTACCGCAATGAGTGGGTCACCGATTCCGGCTGGACCGGTCTGGCCGAGGTGACGGCCACGGAGGAGCAGGTCAACGCGCTCTACGACGGCGAGAAGATCGATCTCGAGGACGCCGAGGAGCTGCCGGTCAACACCGGACTGGTGATCTCCTCGGGACGCGGCTCTGCGCTGGGACGGGTGCACCAGCACGGCACCTCACGGAAGTACGTGCAGGTGGTGCGCGGGGACCGCGAGGTCTTCGGGCTCCACGGACGCTCCGCCGAACAGCGCCTGGCCATCGACATGCTCATGGACCCCGAGCTCGGCATCGTCTCGATGGGAGGTCGAGCGGGGACGGGGAAGTCTGCGCTCGCCCTCTGCGCGGGCCTGGAGGCCGTGTTGGAGCGTGGGGAGCACAAGAAGATCATCGTCTTCCGCCCGCTGTTCGCCGTGGGCGGGCAGGAGCTGGGCTATCTCCCGGGCTCCGAGGCGGAGAAGATGAACCCCTGGGGCCAGGCGGTCTATGACACCCTCGGCGCCCTGGTCTCGCAGAATGCGCTGGAGGAGATCATGCACCGCGGACTGCTCGAGGTGCTGCCGCTGACCCATATCCGCGGACGTTCGCTGCATGACGCATGGGTGATCGTGGATGAGGCGCAGTCACTGGAGAAGAACGTGCTGCTCACCGTGATGTCCCGCATGGGGCAGAACTCGAAGATCGTGCTCACCCACGACATCGCCCAGCGCGACAACCTGCGCGTGGGCCGCCACGACGGGATCGCCGCCGTGGTGGAGATCGTCAAGGGGAATCCGCTCTTCGGGCATGTCACGCTGACCCGTTCCGAGCGCTCGCGGATCGCGGCGCTGGTCACGGAGCTGCTCGAAGACGCCTGA
- a CDS encoding rhomboid family intramembrane serine protease: MSRSLQDPRAGKEFSSGSGDSWGSLSSDLKSTFGRTFLPVVVPLAGMWAFFLASFFTGNWINRALGLQARDADGLLGILFMPLLHGSLGHLFSNTMSWLILGGMLSLLTRHFVKITGLIWLLSGVLLWIGGTPWVCHAPEGFDCGGLHIGASAVIYGFATFLVAYGILTRRILAVVFSLAVLFLYGLSMLVGMTPISPGGVSWTGHLAGAVAGVVVALFFTRQARAERAARISPR, translated from the coding sequence ATGAGCCGATCATTGCAGGACCCCCGAGCGGGCAAGGAGTTCAGCAGCGGGTCCGGAGATTCCTGGGGCTCGCTGAGTTCGGATCTGAAGTCCACCTTCGGACGGACCTTCCTCCCGGTGGTGGTGCCGCTGGCAGGGATGTGGGCCTTCTTCCTGGCCTCGTTCTTCACCGGGAACTGGATCAATCGCGCGCTCGGCCTGCAGGCCAGGGACGCCGACGGCCTGCTGGGGATCCTGTTCATGCCCCTGCTGCACGGCAGCCTGGGTCACCTGTTCAGCAACACGATGTCCTGGCTGATTCTGGGCGGGATGCTCTCCCTGCTGACCCGGCACTTCGTGAAGATCACCGGCCTGATCTGGCTGCTCTCCGGGGTCCTGCTCTGGATCGGCGGCACCCCCTGGGTCTGCCACGCGCCGGAGGGCTTCGACTGCGGAGGGCTGCACATCGGCGCCTCGGCGGTCATCTACGGCTTCGCCACCTTCCTCGTCGCCTACGGGATCCTGACCCGGCGCATTCTCGCGGTGGTGTTCTCCCTCGCTGTGCTGTTCCTCTATGGCCTGAGCATGCTGGTCGGCATGACCCCGATCAGCCCCGGCGGGGTGTCCTGGACCGGGCACCTGGCAGGGGCGGTGGCCGGCGTCGTCGTCGCACTGTTCTTCACCCGGCAGGCCCGAGCCGAACGGGCAGCACGCATCTCCCCCAGGTGA
- a CDS encoding MarR family winged helix-turn-helix transcriptional regulator, whose translation MLKDEARREAPEVGSADSAASSVTGPAKDSGFWYSGTAHAPSSVDVLNLLRRYRESERRMRARTRDAMGMGETDLLALRHVLRAQSTGVLLRQRDLAHELEISAASVSVLADRLIRDGYVRRVPVPGDRRSVAIEPTIAGDDEVRDTLSEMHRRMLGAVETLTEEEREAVAKFLNGLITSVE comes from the coding sequence ATGTTGAAGGACGAGGCCCGCCGCGAGGCGCCAGAGGTCGGTTCAGCAGACTCCGCCGCCAGCTCTGTGACCGGGCCGGCCAAGGACAGCGGCTTCTGGTACAGCGGCACCGCTCATGCGCCGAGCTCCGTGGATGTGTTGAACCTCCTGCGCAGGTACCGCGAGTCTGAGCGGCGCATGCGCGCCCGGACCCGCGATGCAATGGGCATGGGGGAGACCGACCTGCTCGCGCTGCGACACGTGCTGCGCGCCCAGTCCACCGGCGTGCTGCTGCGCCAGCGCGACCTGGCCCATGAGCTGGAGATCAGCGCCGCCTCGGTCAGCGTGCTGGCGGATCGACTGATCCGGGACGGATACGTCCGGCGGGTGCCGGTTCCCGGTGACCGTCGCTCCGTGGCCATCGAGCCCACGATCGCCGGCGATGACGAGGTCCGGGACACGCTCAGCGAGATGCACCGCAGGATGCTCGGTGCCGTCGAGACCCTCACCGAGGAGGAGCGCGAGGCTGTGGCCAAGTTCCTCAATGGGTTGATCACCAGCGTGGAATGA
- a CDS encoding alpha/beta fold hydrolase, translating into MTENPAVPAKAGAAENAVTLNIDDHGGEGRPVVLIHGWPLTAESWSAQIDTLIAAGFRVITYDRRGFGGSAAPGSGYDYDSFADDLERVLDDLDLEDATLVGFSMGGGEVARYAARHGVQRLHSVVFASAVPPCLMQSAQNPDGPLDAETFEQMREGLQQDPEGFYEQFTTDFLSAQGELAVSDGQREEVLALARQADHTAALGSMDAWAHTDFRADLDAVTVPALIIHGDSDAVVPFEGSGRRTHDALPGSELVVIEGAPHGVNISHSDDFNRGLIEFLVR; encoded by the coding sequence ATGACTGAGAACCCCGCAGTGCCCGCGAAGGCCGGAGCGGCAGAGAACGCCGTGACGCTCAACATCGATGACCACGGTGGCGAGGGCCGCCCTGTGGTGCTCATCCACGGCTGGCCGCTCACCGCAGAATCCTGGTCCGCGCAGATCGACACCCTGATCGCCGCCGGGTTCCGTGTGATCACCTATGACCGCCGCGGGTTCGGCGGGTCGGCGGCGCCAGGGTCCGGATATGACTACGACTCCTTCGCCGATGACCTGGAGCGGGTCCTGGATGACCTGGACCTCGAAGATGCCACGCTGGTCGGCTTCTCCATGGGCGGTGGTGAGGTGGCTCGCTATGCCGCTCGCCACGGAGTCCAGCGCCTTCATTCGGTGGTCTTCGCCTCGGCGGTCCCGCCGTGCCTGATGCAGTCGGCGCAGAACCCGGACGGTCCGCTCGATGCGGAGACCTTCGAGCAGATGCGCGAGGGACTTCAGCAGGATCCGGAGGGCTTCTACGAGCAGTTCACCACGGATTTCCTCTCTGCCCAGGGGGAGCTGGCGGTCAGCGACGGACAGCGCGAGGAGGTGCTGGCACTGGCCAGGCAGGCCGATCACACCGCCGCACTGGGGTCCATGGACGCGTGGGCGCACACGGACTTCAGGGCGGACCTCGACGCCGTCACTGTGCCTGCCCTCATCATCCACGGAGACTCCGACGCCGTGGTCCCCTTCGAAGGCTCCGGAAGGCGGACGCATGACGCACTGCCCGGGTCCGAGCTGGTGGTCATCGAAGGCGCCCCGCACGGCGTGAATATCAGCCATTCAGACGACTTCAACCGGGGGCTCATCGAATTCCTGGTCCGCTGA
- a CDS encoding class II fumarate hydratase has protein sequence MTQNTAETEYRIERDTMGEVKVPAQALYRAQTQRAVENFPISGRTLERAHIEALARVKKAAALANKDLGVLDAELAEAIVHAAEQVESGDLDEHFPIDVFQTGSGTSSNMNTNEVLATLANRYLAEKGSDKEVHPNDHVNASQSSNDVFPTSVHVAATSALVNDLQPALAYLAESLETKSKEFATVVKSGRTHLMDATPVTLGQEFGGYAAQVRYGIERIESALPRVAEVPLGGTAVGTGINTPQGFAEKAIANLAADTGLLLTEARDHFEAQANRDGLVEASGQLRNIAYSLMKINNDLRWMGSGPNTGLGEISLPDLQPGSSIMPGKVNPVICESAIQVCAQVIGNDTTVALSSTNGAFELNVGIPVMAANLLESIRLLKNTSYVMADKMIKGLTANEERAAFLAAASPSVVTPLNKHIGYEAAAEIAKHAVKNKLTVRDAVVELGYIERGDLTEAQLDESLDLMSMTRPG, from the coding sequence ATGACCCAGAACACTGCTGAGACCGAATACCGTATCGAGCGCGACACCATGGGTGAGGTGAAGGTGCCCGCCCAGGCCCTGTACCGCGCACAGACCCAGCGTGCTGTGGAGAACTTCCCGATCTCGGGACGCACTCTGGAGCGCGCACACATCGAAGCGCTGGCCCGGGTGAAGAAGGCCGCGGCGCTGGCCAACAAGGACCTCGGAGTCCTCGACGCCGAGCTCGCCGAGGCCATCGTCCACGCCGCCGAGCAGGTGGAGTCCGGAGACCTGGACGAGCACTTCCCGATCGACGTGTTCCAGACCGGCTCCGGAACCTCCTCGAACATGAACACCAACGAGGTGCTCGCCACGCTGGCCAACCGCTACCTGGCGGAGAAGGGCTCGGACAAGGAAGTCCACCCCAACGATCACGTCAACGCCTCCCAGTCCTCCAACGATGTCTTCCCCACCTCGGTGCATGTGGCCGCCACCTCTGCCCTGGTCAACGACCTGCAGCCGGCGCTGGCCTATCTCGCCGAGTCCCTGGAGACCAAGTCCAAGGAGTTCGCCACCGTGGTGAAGTCCGGTCGCACCCACCTGATGGACGCGACCCCGGTGACCCTGGGCCAGGAGTTCGGCGGATACGCCGCGCAGGTCCGCTACGGCATCGAGCGCATCGAGTCCGCGCTGCCGCGGGTGGCGGAGGTTCCGCTGGGCGGCACCGCCGTGGGCACCGGGATCAACACCCCGCAGGGCTTCGCGGAGAAGGCCATCGCCAACCTGGCCGCAGACACCGGGCTGCTGCTGACCGAGGCGCGCGACCACTTCGAGGCCCAGGCCAACCGGGACGGGCTCGTGGAGGCCTCCGGGCAGCTGCGCAACATCGCGTACTCGCTGATGAAGATCAACAACGACCTGCGCTGGATGGGCTCTGGCCCGAACACCGGCCTGGGCGAGATCTCGCTGCCGGATCTGCAGCCCGGCTCCTCGATCATGCCCGGCAAGGTCAACCCGGTGATCTGCGAATCAGCGATCCAGGTCTGCGCCCAGGTGATCGGCAATGACACCACCGTGGCGCTGTCCTCCACCAACGGTGCCTTCGAGCTCAATGTGGGCATCCCCGTGATGGCCGCGAACCTGCTGGAGTCCATCCGCCTGCTGAAGAACACCAGCTACGTGATGGCCGACAAGATGATCAAGGGCCTGACCGCCAATGAGGAGCGCGCCGCGTTCCTGGCTGCCGCCTCGCCGTCGGTGGTGACCCCGCTGAACAAGCACATCGGCTATGAGGCCGCCGCGGAGATCGCCAAGCACGCGGTGAAGAACAAGCTCACGGTGCGCGACGCCGTCGTCGAGCTGGGCTATATCGAACGCGGCGACCTCACCGAGGCGCAGCTGGATGAGTCCCTGGACCTGATGAGCATGACCCGCCCCGGCTGA
- a CDS encoding NUDIX domain-containing protein, with the protein MPTPDFIKALRQDIGTKELWVPATRGVVIRRPDPVDTEDGVSAEAEVLLVRRADNGAWTVTSGILDPGEDPALGAAREVQEETGVIARAVRVAGVFATGLVRYPNGDACRYLDTVLEMEALSGDARVNDEESVEVGWFRVSALPEPISEDQRMVIDWALDAGAPARFLS; encoded by the coding sequence ATGCCCACCCCTGATTTCATCAAAGCTCTGCGTCAAGACATCGGCACCAAGGAGCTGTGGGTCCCCGCGACCCGCGGCGTGGTGATCCGTCGGCCCGATCCAGTGGACACGGAGGACGGCGTCAGCGCCGAGGCCGAGGTGCTGCTGGTGCGCCGCGCCGACAACGGGGCCTGGACCGTGACCTCCGGGATCCTGGACCCGGGAGAGGACCCCGCTCTCGGGGCTGCCCGCGAGGTGCAGGAGGAGACCGGGGTGATCGCCCGAGCCGTGCGGGTGGCCGGGGTCTTCGCGACCGGGCTGGTGCGCTATCCCAACGGCGACGCCTGCCGCTACCTGGACACCGTCCTGGAGATGGAGGCACTCTCGGGCGACGCGCGGGTCAACGACGAGGAGTCCGTGGAGGTCGGCTGGTTCCGCGTCTCGGCGCTGCCCGAGCCGATCAGCGAGGACCAGCGGATGGTCATCGACTGGGCCCTGGACGCTGGAGCCCCCGCCCGATTCCTCAGCTGA
- a CDS encoding prepilin peptidase — MIAFIVELLASGSLARVMAGLLLLLGGVVFAVCALALSFSDLREHRLPNRIIYPWAGVAVGLLIPAALLLGQPLVALRALAAALIWGTAFLVVRMISPRALGMGDVKLAVVLGLYAGLLGWATVLVAVVLSFLLGGLVSAALLISGRATAKTTVPFGPFLLLGTALALTLSGGISLG, encoded by the coding sequence GTGATCGCGTTCATCGTCGAGCTGCTCGCCTCGGGCTCGCTCGCCCGCGTGATGGCGGGACTGCTGCTGCTCCTCGGCGGGGTGGTCTTCGCCGTCTGCGCGCTGGCTCTGAGTTTCAGCGACCTGCGCGAGCACCGACTCCCCAATCGCATCATCTACCCCTGGGCCGGCGTCGCTGTGGGACTGCTGATCCCCGCGGCGCTGCTGCTGGGTCAGCCGCTCGTGGCGCTGCGCGCCCTCGCCGCCGCGCTGATCTGGGGCACGGCCTTCTTGGTGGTGCGAATGATCAGCCCCCGAGCCCTGGGCATGGGCGATGTCAAGCTCGCCGTCGTCCTGGGGCTCTACGCGGGGCTCCTCGGCTGGGCCACGGTGCTGGTCGCCGTCGTCCTGTCCTTCCTGCTCGGCGGGCTGGTCTCCGCGGCGCTGCTGATCTCCGGGCGGGCCACCGCCAAGACCACCGTTCCCTTCGGCCCCTTCCTGCTTCTGGGCACGGCGCTGGCGTTGACTCTCAGCGGAGGCATCTCGCTAGGGTGA
- a CDS encoding carbonic anhydrase has protein sequence MTASTTAAQPLPAEIWNRLKAGNERFVSGESEHPNQDAARRSSLTDSQHPVAVIFGCSDSRLAAEIIFDVGLGDIFVVRTAGQVTDDAVLGSLEFSVSELKVPLIVVLGHDSCGAVSAAVQAVDSGITPTGFVRSLVERITPSVLAAQRAGITSVNDTVEEHVKQTAHRIVDHSRVLHDAVAEGRTAVMGVTYRLDEGRADVVTSIGEV, from the coding sequence ATGACGGCATCGACCACAGCGGCCCAGCCGCTTCCCGCTGAGATCTGGAACCGGCTCAAGGCCGGCAATGAACGTTTCGTCTCCGGGGAGTCCGAACACCCCAATCAGGATGCGGCCCGACGCTCCTCCCTCACCGACTCTCAGCACCCCGTCGCGGTCATCTTCGGCTGCTCGGACTCCCGACTGGCCGCGGAGATCATCTTTGACGTCGGCCTGGGCGACATCTTCGTGGTGCGCACCGCCGGGCAGGTCACCGACGACGCCGTGCTCGGCTCCCTCGAGTTCAGCGTCTCCGAGCTGAAGGTCCCGCTGATCGTCGTGCTCGGCCACGACTCCTGCGGCGCTGTCTCCGCCGCGGTGCAGGCCGTGGACTCCGGCATCACCCCCACCGGGTTCGTGCGCAGCCTGGTCGAACGGATCACCCCCTCGGTGCTCGCCGCCCAGCGCGCCGGCATCACCAGCGTCAACGACACGGTGGAGGAACACGTCAAGCAGACGGCACACCGGATCGTCGACCACTCCCGCGTGCTCCACGACGCCGTGGCCGAGGGCCGCACAGCGGTCATGGGCGTGACCTATCGGCTGGACGAGGGCCGGGCCGACGTGGTCACCAGCATCGGCGAGGTCTGA
- a CDS encoding DUF4245 domain-containing protein — translation MTEQEETPTPQLTESQAKRMNQPLVGIVITVAVTLLGVFAVMGLRPEQDVSYTPDENVGEAAGWTNDVTDYAAIVPDLPAEWSANYARWENRAELGVTAWEVGYSIDEQSFLSFAQTDEPNPAWVNEETGQAGAVGEETVNGLSFEIRENEDEDRRYYVLSAEENTIDGTAIVLGGTADDAEFETFLQAVTEAIDVEVETEDDDGGASE, via the coding sequence GTGACCGAGCAAGAAGAGACCCCCACCCCGCAGCTCACCGAGTCCCAGGCCAAGCGGATGAATCAGCCCCTCGTCGGCATCGTCATCACGGTGGCGGTGACCCTGCTGGGCGTCTTCGCGGTCATGGGGCTGCGGCCTGAACAGGACGTCAGCTACACCCCGGACGAGAATGTCGGTGAAGCCGCCGGGTGGACCAATGACGTGACCGACTATGCCGCCATCGTCCCGGACCTTCCTGCGGAATGGAGCGCGAACTACGCCCGGTGGGAGAACCGCGCGGAGCTCGGCGTCACGGCCTGGGAGGTCGGCTACTCGATCGACGAGCAGAGCTTCCTGAGCTTCGCGCAGACCGATGAGCCCAACCCCGCCTGGGTCAACGAGGAGACCGGCCAGGCCGGTGCCGTCGGTGAGGAGACCGTCAACGGACTGAGCTTCGAGATCCGCGAGAACGAGGATGAGGACCGCCGGTACTACGTGTTGTCGGCCGAGGAGAACACCATCGACGGCACGGCTATCGTGCTGGGCGGCACCGCCGATGACGCGGAGTTTGAGACTTTCCTCCAAGCTGTCACCGAAGCGATCGATGTTGAGGTAGAAACAGAGGACGACGACGGAGGAGCTTCCGAATGA
- the glpX gene encoding class II fructose-bisphosphatase, giving the protein MNDSSQHRSKRSDDGSSQDFSHLSARLAVGDSEPDRHLAMELVRVTEAAAIAGGAWVGMGDKLTADGAAVDAMRSLLDTVNVNGVVVIGEGEKDEAPMLFNGERVGNGTGPEADVAVDPIDGTRLTALGYNNALAVLAVAERGTMFDPSAVFYMDKLITGPEAADMVDLRLPVKQNLHLIAKAKNKRINQINVCVLDRPRHSKLVDEIREAGARVRFIMDGDVAGGIAAAREGSGVDVLMGVGGTPEGIITACAIKAVGGVIQGRLAPVDEEEAQKALDAGHDVSRILTTDELVTSDNCYFAATGITDGDLLRGVRYQGDKVSTQSMVMRSKSGTVRIIDAEHQARKWESYTRN; this is encoded by the coding sequence ATGAACGATTCTTCGCAGCACCGCAGCAAACGCTCCGACGATGGCTCTTCCCAGGACTTCTCCCACCTCTCCGCTCGACTCGCTGTCGGGGACTCCGAACCGGACCGCCACCTGGCCATGGAGCTGGTGCGCGTCACCGAGGCAGCGGCCATCGCCGGCGGCGCCTGGGTCGGCATGGGGGACAAGCTCACCGCCGACGGTGCTGCAGTGGACGCCATGCGCTCCCTGCTGGACACGGTCAACGTCAACGGCGTCGTGGTGATCGGCGAGGGCGAGAAGGACGAGGCCCCGATGCTCTTCAACGGCGAGCGCGTGGGCAACGGCACCGGACCCGAGGCTGACGTCGCCGTGGACCCGATCGATGGCACGCGGCTGACCGCCCTGGGCTACAACAACGCGCTGGCGGTCCTCGCCGTGGCCGAGCGCGGCACCATGTTCGACCCCTCCGCCGTGTTCTATATGGACAAGCTGATCACCGGACCCGAGGCTGCCGACATGGTCGACCTGCGCCTTCCGGTCAAGCAGAACCTGCATCTGATCGCCAAGGCCAAGAACAAGCGCATCAACCAGATCAACGTCTGCGTGCTCGACCGCCCCCGACATTCCAAGCTCGTCGACGAGATCCGCGAAGCCGGAGCCCGCGTCCGCTTCATCATGGACGGCGACGTGGCCGGAGGCATCGCCGCGGCCCGCGAGGGCTCAGGAGTTGACGTGCTCATGGGCGTCGGCGGCACACCCGAGGGCATCATCACCGCCTGCGCCATCAAAGCCGTGGGCGGCGTGATCCAGGGCCGACTGGCTCCCGTGGATGAGGAAGAGGCGCAGAAGGCCCTCGACGCCGGCCACGACGTCAGCAGGATCCTCACCACTGACGAACTGGTCACCAGCGACAACTGCTACTTCGCCGCCACGGGCATCACCGACGGTGATCTGCTGCGCGGAGTGCGATACCAGGGCGACAAGGTGAGCACCCAGTCCATGGTCATGCGCTCGAAGTCCGGGACCGTCCGGATCATCGACGCTGAGCACCAGGCTCGCAAGTGGGAGTCCTACACCCGCAACTGA
- a CDS encoding putative quinol monooxygenase, whose translation MTFANVGTLGVASGSRDEVVSILTRPNPDLKPAGCLLYEVGVSDEHPDTVFVMELWSSAVAHQKSLQLPSVRALIAEAMPLLSGAMGGDQFDVAGSPLP comes from the coding sequence ATGACCTTCGCGAATGTGGGAACGCTGGGAGTCGCGTCAGGCTCGCGAGACGAGGTCGTCTCGATCCTCACCCGCCCCAATCCGGACCTGAAGCCAGCCGGCTGTCTTCTCTATGAGGTCGGTGTCAGCGATGAGCACCCGGACACCGTCTTCGTCATGGAACTCTGGAGCTCCGCCGTAGCCCATCAGAAGTCGCTCCAGCTGCCGAGCGTCCGCGCGCTCATCGCAGAGGCGATGCCGCTGCTCTCCGGGGCGATGGGCGGCGATCAGTTCGACGTCGCCGGCTCCCCGCTCCCATAG